Proteins from one Celeribacter indicus genomic window:
- a CDS encoding sarcosine oxidase subunit alpha gives MSSYRVRGKGRIDASRPIVFTFDGKPYTGVKGDTVASALLSHGVHLMGRSFKYHRPRGAVAAGSEEPNALIGTRRGPGRFEPNTRATVQEIWSGLETGSQNKYPSLKWDIGAVNDAAYMLFSAGFYYKTFMWPKSFWHRVYEPFIRAAAGLGVAPTEEDPDSYASRYLHCDLLIVGAGPAGLAAARAAAGTGLSVVLVDENAEMGGTLLSEPQVRIDGTPAWDWLDGELAALKAAGVKLMTRTTAIGYYHENMIGLVEKLTDHLPELPEDTPRERMWRVRAKQVVLAQGALEKPLVFHGNDRPGVMLAGAAQTYLNRFGVKVGDAPVVVTSHDSAWYAAFDLQDAGAHVQAILDTRATPREDLQAEARARGIPVKLSHTVTATAGRLRVKSVRVNPVNGTHVGAGRWIRCDALLMSGGWTPSLHLFSHTKGSLVWDEDRTTFLPDETPEDCVIAGAGRGLWGVEAALRDGAERAAEALAALGQSAAGTRHRVADDRTGTGVTMRELPTDRNPGKAKAFVDFQNDVTAKDLRLAVREGMRSIEHVKRYTTNGMATDQGKMSNINGLNIAADALGRKQPQVGLTTFRPPYTPTSFGAFAGYHRGAHFEVVRKTQIDGWAEEHGAVFEPVGQWRRAWYFPKPGETMDRAVARECAATRASVGIFDASTLGKIEVVGPDAVEFMNRMYTNPWTKLAPGRCRYGLLLGDDGYIRDDGVIGRMGEDRFHVTTTTGGAARVLNMMEDYLQTEWPELNVWLTSTTEQWSTVALNGPNAAKLLAPLVEGVELTEEAFPHMSCVECTVAGFPARLFRVSFTGEIGFEVNVAAPYGRQLWEKLWEAGQPYGITAYGTETMHVLRAEKGYIIVGQDTDGTVTPYDAGMGWAVGKKKPDFVGMRGLARPDLQDANRRQLVGLLTEDGSKLEEGAQIVFDPTQPIPMKMVGHVTSSYDTGTTGRPIALALVEGGHAREGETVHIPMPDRTIAAKITGTVFVDPENSRLKI, from the coding sequence ATGAGCAGCTATCGCGTGCGCGGCAAGGGGCGGATCGACGCCTCCCGGCCCATCGTCTTCACCTTCGACGGCAAGCCCTACACGGGGGTGAAGGGCGACACGGTCGCCTCCGCGCTCCTGTCCCACGGGGTGCATCTCATGGGGCGGTCGTTCAAGTACCACCGCCCGCGCGGTGCCGTCGCGGCGGGGTCTGAGGAGCCGAACGCGCTGATCGGCACCCGCCGCGGGCCGGGCCGGTTCGAGCCGAACACCCGCGCCACGGTGCAGGAGATCTGGTCCGGGCTCGAAACCGGGTCGCAGAACAAGTATCCGAGCCTGAAATGGGACATCGGCGCGGTGAACGATGCGGCCTACATGCTGTTTTCCGCGGGGTTCTACTACAAGACCTTCATGTGGCCGAAGAGCTTCTGGCACAGGGTCTACGAGCCGTTCATCCGTGCCGCCGCCGGGCTCGGCGTCGCGCCGACGGAGGAGGACCCGGACAGCTATGCCTCGCGTTACCTGCATTGCGACCTGCTGATCGTCGGCGCCGGACCCGCCGGGCTTGCCGCGGCGCGGGCGGCGGCGGGCACGGGCCTGTCGGTGGTGCTGGTGGACGAGAACGCGGAGATGGGCGGCACGCTTCTGTCCGAGCCGCAGGTGCGGATCGACGGCACGCCGGCGTGGGACTGGCTCGACGGCGAACTCGCCGCGCTGAAGGCGGCGGGCGTGAAGCTGATGACCCGGACCACCGCGATCGGCTATTACCACGAGAACATGATCGGCCTGGTCGAAAAGCTGACCGACCACCTGCCCGAGCTGCCCGAAGACACGCCGCGGGAGCGGATGTGGCGGGTGCGCGCGAAACAGGTCGTTCTGGCGCAGGGCGCGCTGGAGAAGCCGCTGGTGTTCCATGGCAACGACCGTCCGGGCGTGATGCTCGCGGGCGCGGCGCAGACCTATCTGAACCGCTTCGGCGTGAAGGTCGGGGATGCGCCGGTGGTCGTCACCTCCCATGACAGCGCGTGGTATGCGGCCTTCGACCTCCAGGATGCGGGCGCGCATGTCCAGGCCATCCTCGACACCCGCGCGACGCCGCGCGAGGACCTTCAGGCGGAGGCGCGGGCGCGGGGCATTCCGGTGAAGCTGTCGCACACGGTGACGGCGACGGCCGGGCGGCTGCGGGTGAAGAGCGTGCGGGTGAACCCGGTGAACGGCACCCATGTGGGTGCGGGCCGCTGGATCCGCTGCGACGCGCTGCTGATGTCGGGCGGATGGACGCCCTCGCTGCATCTGTTTTCCCATACGAAGGGCAGCCTCGTCTGGGACGAGGACCGCACCACCTTCCTGCCGGACGAGACGCCCGAGGACTGCGTCATCGCGGGCGCGGGCCGGGGTCTCTGGGGGGTCGAGGCGGCGCTGCGCGACGGGGCGGAGCGGGCGGCCGAAGCTCTCGCCGCCCTCGGCCAGTCCGCCGCAGGCACGCGCCACCGCGTCGCCGACGACCGGACGGGCACGGGCGTGACGATGCGCGAACTGCCGACCGACCGCAATCCGGGCAAGGCGAAGGCGTTCGTCGATTTCCAGAACGACGTGACCGCGAAGGACCTGCGCCTCGCCGTGCGCGAGGGCATGCGTTCGATCGAGCATGTGAAGCGCTACACGACGAACGGCATGGCGACCGACCAGGGCAAGATGTCGAACATCAACGGGCTGAACATCGCCGCCGACGCGCTTGGCAGGAAACAGCCGCAGGTGGGGCTCACGACCTTCCGCCCGCCCTATACGCCGACCAGTTTCGGCGCCTTCGCGGGTTATCACCGCGGCGCGCATTTCGAGGTGGTGCGCAAGACGCAGATCGACGGCTGGGCCGAAGAGCACGGTGCGGTGTTCGAGCCGGTCGGGCAATGGCGCCGGGCGTGGTATTTCCCCAAACCGGGCGAGACCATGGACCGGGCCGTGGCGCGCGAATGCGCGGCGACGCGGGCCTCTGTCGGCATCTTCGACGCCTCCACGCTGGGCAAGATCGAGGTGGTCGGCCCCGATGCGGTCGAGTTCATGAACCGCATGTATACGAACCCCTGGACCAAGCTCGCGCCGGGCCGATGCCGCTATGGCCTGCTGCTGGGCGACGACGGCTATATCCGCGACGACGGGGTGATCGGGCGCATGGGCGAGGACCGCTTCCACGTCACCACCACCACCGGCGGTGCCGCGCGGGTGCTGAACATGATGGAGGATTACCTCCAGACCGAATGGCCGGAGCTGAATGTCTGGCTCACCTCCACGACGGAGCAATGGTCCACCGTCGCGCTCAACGGGCCGAATGCGGCGAAGCTGCTCGCGCCACTGGTCGAGGGTGTGGAGCTGACCGAGGAGGCCTTCCCGCACATGTCCTGCGTGGAATGCACCGTCGCGGGCTTTCCGGCGCGGCTGTTCCGCGTGAGCTTCACCGGCGAGATCGGGTTCGAGGTCAACGTCGCCGCGCCCTATGGCCGCCAGCTCTGGGAAAAGCTGTGGGAGGCGGGCCAGCCCTACGGCATCACCGCCTACGGGACGGAGACCATGCACGTGCTGCGCGCCGAGAAGGGATATATCATCGTCGGCCAGGACACGGACGGCACGGTCACGCCCTATGACGCGGGCATGGGCTGGGCCGTCGGGAAGAAGAAGCCCGATTTCGTCGGGATGCGCGGGCTCGCGCGGCCGGACTTGCAGGATGCGAACCGCAGGCAGCTCGTGGGCCTGCTGACCGAGGACGGCAGCAAGCTCGAGGAAGGGGCGCAGATCGTCTTCGATCCGACACAGCCGATCCCGATGAAGATGGTGGGCCATGTGACCTCCTCCTACGACACCGGCACGACGGGACGGCCGATCGCGCTGGCGCTGGTCGAAGGCGGTCACGCGAGGGAGGGGGAGACGGTCCATATCCCCATGCCCGACCGCACCATCGCCGCGAAGATCACCGGGACGGTCTTTGTCGATCCCGAAAACAGCCGCCTGAAAATCTGA
- a CDS encoding sarcosine oxidase subunit gamma, giving the protein MSKHISSLAPSVAADASIVAETSAARVAVSPLTGRISLRARGDLAAFDAALGIALPTRIGARVGATGIEAVCLGPDEWTLLVPLDRIGQVEDALAALYPARPHAVTEITGREVTFAIEGPRAADLLTIGCPRDIAAIPVGEARRTLFDGATVVLWRDAADRFRMDVWNSFVPFLASTLETGCKELAAEAV; this is encoded by the coding sequence ATGTCCAAGCATATCTCTTCCCTCGCCCCCTCGGTCGCGGCGGATGCGTCCATCGTGGCGGAGACTTCGGCCGCGCGCGTGGCGGTGTCGCCGCTGACCGGCCGGATCTCGCTGCGGGCGCGCGGCGATCTCGCGGCGTTCGACGCCGCGCTCGGCATCGCGCTTCCGACACGGATCGGGGCGCGGGTCGGCGCGACCGGGATCGAGGCGGTCTGTCTCGGCCCCGACGAATGGACCCTGCTCGTGCCGCTCGACCGGATCGGGCAGGTCGAGGACGCCCTTGCCGCGCTCTACCCCGCCCGGCCCCATGCGGTGACGGAGATCACCGGGCGCGAGGTGACCTTCGCGATCGAGGGGCCGCGCGCCGCGGACCTGCTCACGATCGGCTGCCCGCGCGACATCGCGGCAATCCCCGTGGGCGAGGCGCGCCGCACGCTGTTCGACGGGGCGACCGTCGTGCTCTGGCGCGATGCGGCGGACCGCTTCCGCATGGATGTCTGGAACAGCTTCGTCCCCTTCCTTGCCTCAACCCTCGAGACCGGCTGCAAGGAACTTGCCGCCGAAGCCGTATGA